In Ovis aries strain OAR_USU_Benz2616 breed Rambouillet chromosome 16, ARS-UI_Ramb_v3.0, whole genome shotgun sequence, one DNA window encodes the following:
- the LOC101121710 gene encoding ribosomal protein eL22-like, with product MAQKKDKKPKKSTWKFNLAFTHPVEDGIFYSGNVEQFLREKVKVNGKTGNLRNVVHIEHFKNKIIVISEKQFSKRYLKYFTKKYLKKNNLRDWLPVVASDKETYELRYFQISQDEDESESKD from the coding sequence ATGGCGCAAAAGAAAGACAAGAAGCCTAAAAAGTCAACCTGGAAGTTTAATTTGGCGTTTACTCATCCAGTAGAAGATGGGATTTTTTATTCTGGAAATGTTGAACAGTTTCTGCGGGAGAAGGTTAAAGTGAATGGAAAGACTGGAAATCTTAGGAATGTCGTTCACATTGAACACTTCAAGAATAAAATCATAGTCATTTCTGAGAAACAGTTCTCTAAAAGGTATTTGAAGTACTTTACCAagaaataccttaaaaaaaacaatCTTCGTGATTGGCTTCCTGTGGTTGCATCTGACAAGGAGACTTATGAGCTTCGTTACTTCCAGATTAGTCAAGATGAAGATGAATCTGAGTCTAAGGACTAG